Proteins encoded within one genomic window of Diorhabda sublineata isolate icDioSubl1.1 chromosome 1, icDioSubl1.1, whole genome shotgun sequence:
- the LOC130444329 gene encoding tuftelin-interacting protein 11 isoform X1, translating into MSDDEMEKFEITDYDLENEFNINRTRKKQSKHHQIYGIWADDSDGEDDKKSFKYKKQPKNYSAPIGFVAGGVHQAGKKKDDEKKTTKMDEDSEEVETKQSFKLRDSSDESEDEVPTRAGCIFLFFKIYFPNFIVFSGFGISNNKKSIQSTVTEINADIAGMRTKSTVNQSLINKGVGHWEKHTKGIGAKLLLQMGFQPGKGLGKDLQGISAPVEAHLRKGRGAIGAYGPEKSASIPKMKDNTLKMEIENETDETKGESKWKKTESLSKKSRYYYRSVDDVIEKGKRPGAYRNLGNASELSKVKVIDMTGPQQRVLSGYHALSGLKAPPGVEHFEDVIHKKCSNFALPEIQHNLDLLVDMCEQDIIRIDRNTRFNEDRIIALEQEEKSLKEALRKEDVLLNNLKDVRNIVDKLMDTSQTYSLGQIADIFKQLQEDHREEYELYELGELAPGLIGPLLTSALANWNPLAHPHQYTDVYGQWKEILERRFHQRGNLEGNKMGIQPYDNLIWHTWMPVMRTCVSSWNPRDCDSLITLIDIWRPLLPQWILENVFTHLIMPRILKEVNNWNPVTDTIPIHVWIHPWIPLLDEKLQTSVYPVIQEKLGNALTNWHPSDRSAKLMLQPWQRVLSQGSFVAFLLKHIVPKLQICMQSLVINPHQQHLDPWNWVMDWSDMISVGNMTLILDKFFFPRWLQTLAMWLNHNPNYTQVTEWYSGWKRMLSDELINQPTIKEHFHNALEMMNRAVNVDQPGAKESILYLKNMEENGIKAPPVTQPRVETIAEAVKTASKIPQGFKDLVMKKCEERGMLFVPIPNKYHEAKQVYKIGSNGMQCYIDRNVIFYSQNFSAWVPTSLNKLLDSA; encoded by the exons atgtctGACGACGAAATGGAAAAATTCGAGATCACAGACTATGATCTGGAAAATGagtttaatattaatagaaCTAGAAAAAAACAGAGTAAACACCACCAAATTTATG GCATATGGGCAGACGACAGTGACGGAGAAGATGATAAGAAGtcttttaaatacaaaaaacaaccGAAAAATTATTCAGCACCTATAGGATTTGTAGCTGGTGGAGTTCATCAAGCTGGTAAGAAAAAGGATGATGAGAAAAAAACGACTAAAATGGATGAGGATTCTGAGGAAGTGGAAACAAAACAATCTTTCAAATTACGCGATAGTTCAGATGAATCAGAGGATGAAGTTCCAACGAGAGCAggttgtatatttttattttttaaaatttattttccgaattttattgttttttcaggTTTCGGTatcagtaataataaaaaatccatCCAATCGACTGTCActgaaataaatgctgatatAGCTGGAATGAGAACAAAGAGTACTGTAAATCAATCATTGATTAATAAAGGTGTAGGTCATTGGGAAAAACATACAAAAGGAATCGGAGCTAAACTGTTACTTCAAATGGGTTTTCAACCTGGGAAAGGTCTCGGAAAAGACCTACAAGGTATTTCAGCTCCAGTTGAAGCTCATTTAAGAAAAGGAAGAGGAGCTATTGGGGCTTACGGACCTGAAAAATCCGCCAGCATTCCTAAAATGAAG GATAATACATTGAAGATGGAAATAGAAAACGAAACTGATGAAACGAAAGGCGAATCAAAGTGGAAGAAAACTGAATCTTTAAGCAAGAAGAGCAGATATTATTACAGAAGTGTTGATGATGTTATCGAAAAAGGTAAACGACCAGGAGCTTATAGAAATTTGGGAAATGCaag TGAACTCAGCAAGGTTAAGGTAATAGATATGACAGGACCTCAACAGAGAGTTCTTAGTGGGTATCATGCTCTAAGCGGACTAAAAGCACCTCCTGGAGTTGAACATTTTGAAGATGTCATCCATAAAAAATGTTCGAATTTTGCTTTGCCTGAAATTCAACATAATTTAGATTTATTAGTCGATATGTGTGAACAA gATATCATCAGAATAGACAGAAATACAAGATTCAACGAAGACAGGATCATAGCTTTGGAACAAGAGGAAAAATCCCTGAAGGAAGCGTTAAGGAAAGAGGACGTTctgttgaataatttaaaagacGTTCGAAATATAGTTGACAAATTAATGGATACCTCACAGACTTATTCTTTAGGCCAAATCGCCGATATATTCAAACAATTACAG GAAGATCATCGGGAAGAATACGAGTTGTACGAATTGGGCGAATTGGCTCCAGGATTGATAGGTCCTTTGTTAACATCCGCTCTGGCTAATTGGAATCCTTTGGCTCATCCTCATCAGTACACCGATGTATACGGACAATGGAAGGAGATCCTGGAAAGGCGGTTTCATCAACGTGGGAATCTAGAAGGTAATAAAATGGGAATACAGCCGTATGATAATCTAATTTGGCATACTTGGATGCCTGTTATGAGAACTTGTGTTAG ttcTTGGAATCCAAGAGATTGCGATTCTCTGATTACCCTCATCGATATATGGAGACCGTTATTACCTCAGTGGATTTTGGAAAACGTTTTCACTCATTTAATAATGCCTCGAATACTTAAAGAAGTCAATAATTGGAATCCTGTCACCGATACTATTCCCATACACGTCTGGATACATCCTTGGATACCATTATTAG ATGAAAAACTTCAAACTTCCGTCTACCCAGTGATCCAAGAAAAATTAGGCAACGCTTTAACGAATTGGCATCCTTCGGATAGATCGGCAAAATTGATGCTCCAACCTTGGCAGAGAGTTCTATCTCAAGGATCTTTCGTGGCTTTTTTGCTAAAACACATCGTACCCAAATTGCAAATATGTATGCAGTCTTTAGTCATTAATCCCCATCAACAGCACTTAG ATCCTTGGAATTGGGTGATGGATTGGAGCGATATGATTTCCGTCGGTAATATGACATTGATATTGGATAAATTCTTCTTTCCGAGATGGTTACAAACGTTGGCTATGTGGTTAAATCATAATCCGAACTATACTCAAGTTACGGAATGGTATTCTGGTTGGAAGAGGATGCTTTCGGACGAATTAATCAATCAACCAACAATAAAAG aacattttcaTAACGCTTTGGAGATGATGAACAGGGCTGTGAACGTAGACCAACCGGGTGCTAAGGAAtccattttatatttgaaaaatatggaagaaaacGGTATTAAAGCACCACCGGTAACACAACCTAGAGTAGAG aCGATAGCGGAAGCTGTTAAAACGGCATCAAAGATTCCTCAAGGATTTAAGGATCTTGTGATGAAGAAATGCGAGGAGAGGGGAATGCTCTTTGTACCAATTCCGAATAAGTACCACGAAGCCAAACAGGTGTATAAAATCGGTTCCAACGGGATGCAGTGTTATATCGATagaaacgttattttttattcacaaaatttttcagCTTGGGTACCAACTTCgttaaataaattgttagatTCCGCGTAA
- the LOC130450695 gene encoding protein dachsous-like, with product MIPIKAVVWLANLLILAATGAEHVRQLEISEGVPVGTRIDFIGDGASPDSGPPYLIVPVTSTVETDLSIDHNTGEIRTKVPLDRETRASYSLVAISIVSGNNVEVIVKVLDENDNAPTFPVAVMDIEFPENTPRDVKRTLHPARDLDLDIYNTQKYNIVSGNINNAFRLSSHRERDGVLYLDLQINGVLDRETTDSYTLIIEALDGGTPPLRGEMTVNITIQDVNDNPPVFNQSRYFASIQENATIGTSVLKVTATDADADENAQIEYFINRRQSDKDNMFRIDSSTGLIHVNKPLDFELKELHELVIVAKDHGLQPQETTAFVSIKVTDVNDNQPTINVIFLSDDATPKISESAQPGEFVARISVHDPDSKTDYSDVNVTLSGGDGHFGLTTRDNIIYLVIVSLPLDRELKPNYTLNVEATDNGNPPLRATRTIDLQVTDINDNAPEFDQDVYKANVMEVSDPGTSVLQVIAVDKDEGNNSAISYSLLDTPDTHSGWFRIDARSGLVTTRTHVDCETDPVPKLIVVATDNGFPPLSSSATVLVTIHDVNDNEPIFDQSFYNVSVAENEPKGRCILKVR from the coding sequence ATGATCCCGATAAAAGCGGTAGTGTGGTTGGCAAACCTGTTAATCCTAGCGGCAACAGGAGCCGAACACGTCCGCCAGCTCGAAATATCCGAAGGAGTACCAGTAGGAACAAGAATCGATTTCATAGGCGACGGTGCGTCACCCGACAGCGGTCCTCCTTATTTAATAGTACCCGTGACAAGCACCGTAGAAACAGATCTATCCATCGATCATAATACGGGAGAAATACGAACTAAAGTACCTTTGGATCGAGAAACGAGAGCTAGTTATTCCTTGGTAGCGATATCGATAGTGAGCGGTAACAACGTCGAAGTTATTGTTAAGGTTTTAGACGAAAACGATAATGCTCCTACGTTTCCAGTGGCTGTGATGGATATAGAATTTCCGGAAAATACTCCTAGAGATGTTAAAAGAACGTTACATCCAGCACGCGATCTAGATCTCGATATTTACAACACGCAAAAGTATAATATAGTTTCGGGAAATATAAATAACGCTTTTAGACTATCGTCTCATAGAGAACGCGATGGTGTTCTTTATTTAGATCTACAAATCAACGGCGTATTAGATAGAGAAACAACAGATTCTTATACTTTAATAATTGAAGCGTTAGATGGAGGTACGCCGCCTCTAAGAGGCGAGATGACAGTTAATATAACCATACAAGACGTCAACGATAATCCGCCGGTGTTTAATCAGAGCAGATACTTCGCTAGTATACAAGAAAACGCTACGATCGGTACTAGCGTGTTAAAAGTAACAGCTACCGATGCCGATGCCGATGAAAACGcacaaattgaatatttcatcaatagAAGACAAAGCGATAAAGATAATATGTTTCGAATCGATTCTTCTACCGGTTTAATTCACGTTAATAAACCTCTGGATTTCGAATTGAAGGAATTGCACGAATTGGTAATAGTTGCTAAGGATCACGGTTTACAACCGCAAGAAACGACGGCTTTCGTTTCGATAAAAGTGACTGACGTTAACGATAACCAACCGActataaatgttatatttttgagCGACGACGCTACTCCGAAAATAAGCGAATCGGCTCAACCTGGCGAATTCGTAGCGAGGATAAGCGTCCACGATCCCGATTCGAAAACCGATTATTCCGACGTTAACGTTACACTTTCAGGAGGCGACGGTCACTTTGGTCTAACCACCAGAgacaatataatatatttggtTATAGTATCTCTACCTTTAGATAGAGAATTGAAACCTAATTATACTTTGAATGTCGAAGCCACCGATAACGGTAATCCTCCTCTTCGAGCTACAAGAACCATCGATCTACAAGTAACGGATATAAATGATAACGCTCCAGAATTCGATCAGGATGTTTATAAGGCGAACGTTATGGAAGTTTCGGATCCGGGTACGTCGGTTTTACAAGTTATCGCCGTCGATAAAGATGAAGGTAATAATAGTGCTATTAGTTATTCTCTTCTCGATACTCCGGATACGCATTCGGGATGGTTCCGTATCGATGCTAGAAGTGGTTTAGTGACTACGCGCACTCATGTCGATTGTGAAACTGATCCAGTGCCTAAATTGATAGTAGTGGCTACGGATAACGGTTTTCCGCCGTTGTCTTCATCGGCGACAGTGTTAGTGACTATTCATGATGTTAATGACAACGAGCCTATCTTCGATCAAAGCTTTTATAACGTGTCCGTGGCGGAGAACGAACCCAAAGGGCGATGCATTTTAAAG
- the LOC130442458 gene encoding eukaryotic translation initiation factor 3 subunit K encodes MAEAMKQTVAFMLKGIERYNPDNLPTLERYVEVQSRENSYDLEANLAVLKLYQFNPLSFNIDITCQILLKALTNLPHTDFILCKCLLYDKQLSQEPINQIVYLADILEQCDFQRFWTRIHTLPDLFQNITGFVDSIRKFVCHVVGITYQTIERTHLAQLLGDVDDSTLKLWVKKYGWKEMSGNLIFIANQDENIKTKNINEKIDFENVGAIMASCR; translated from the exons ATGGCAGAAGCTATGAAGCAAACTGTAGCTTTTATGTTAAAAGGCATAGAAAG ATATAATCCAGATAATTTACCAACTTTGGAACGTTACGTAGAAGTTCAATCGCGAGAAAATTCGTACGATTTGGAAGCGAATTTAGCTGTActcaaattatatcaatttaatccTCTAAGCTTCAATATTGATATAACTTGCCAGATTTTGTTGAAAGCATTGACGAATTTGCCACATACAGATTTTATTCTTTGCAAATGTCTTCTCTATGATAAACAATTGTCTCAAGAACCAATCAATCAAATTGTATATCTAGCAGATATATTGGAACAGTGTGATTTCCAACGTTTTTGGACAAGAATCCATACATTACCtgatttattccaaaatatcaCTGGTTTTGTGGATTCtattagaaaatttgtttgCCACGTAGTTGGAATTACCTACCAAACGATTGAGAGAACTCATTTGGCACAGCTCCTTGGTGACGTTGATGACAGTACCCTCAAGTTATGGGTAAAGAAATATGGATGGAAAGAGATGTCTGGGAACTTGATTTTCATTGCTAACCAAGACGAaaatattaaaaccaaaaatataaatgaaaaaattgattttgagaATGTGGGAGCTATTATGGCGTCATGtcgttaa
- the LOC130444329 gene encoding tuftelin-interacting protein 11 isoform X2, giving the protein MSDDEMEKFEITDYDLENEFNINRTRKKQSKHHQIYGIWADDSDGEDDKKSFKYKKQPKNYSAPIGFVAGGVHQAGKKKDDEKKTTKMDEDSEEVETKQSFKLRDSSDESEDEVPTRAGFGISNNKKSIQSTVTEINADIAGMRTKSTVNQSLINKGVGHWEKHTKGIGAKLLLQMGFQPGKGLGKDLQGISAPVEAHLRKGRGAIGAYGPEKSASIPKMKDNTLKMEIENETDETKGESKWKKTESLSKKSRYYYRSVDDVIEKGKRPGAYRNLGNASELSKVKVIDMTGPQQRVLSGYHALSGLKAPPGVEHFEDVIHKKCSNFALPEIQHNLDLLVDMCEQDIIRIDRNTRFNEDRIIALEQEEKSLKEALRKEDVLLNNLKDVRNIVDKLMDTSQTYSLGQIADIFKQLQEDHREEYELYELGELAPGLIGPLLTSALANWNPLAHPHQYTDVYGQWKEILERRFHQRGNLEGNKMGIQPYDNLIWHTWMPVMRTCVSSWNPRDCDSLITLIDIWRPLLPQWILENVFTHLIMPRILKEVNNWNPVTDTIPIHVWIHPWIPLLDEKLQTSVYPVIQEKLGNALTNWHPSDRSAKLMLQPWQRVLSQGSFVAFLLKHIVPKLQICMQSLVINPHQQHLDPWNWVMDWSDMISVGNMTLILDKFFFPRWLQTLAMWLNHNPNYTQVTEWYSGWKRMLSDELINQPTIKEHFHNALEMMNRAVNVDQPGAKESILYLKNMEENGIKAPPVTQPRVETIAEAVKTASKIPQGFKDLVMKKCEERGMLFVPIPNKYHEAKQVYKIGSNGMQCYIDRNVIFYSQNFSAWVPTSLNKLLDSA; this is encoded by the exons atgtctGACGACGAAATGGAAAAATTCGAGATCACAGACTATGATCTGGAAAATGagtttaatattaatagaaCTAGAAAAAAACAGAGTAAACACCACCAAATTTATG GCATATGGGCAGACGACAGTGACGGAGAAGATGATAAGAAGtcttttaaatacaaaaaacaaccGAAAAATTATTCAGCACCTATAGGATTTGTAGCTGGTGGAGTTCATCAAGCTGGTAAGAAAAAGGATGATGAGAAAAAAACGACTAAAATGGATGAGGATTCTGAGGAAGTGGAAACAAAACAATCTTTCAAATTACGCGATAGTTCAGATGAATCAGAGGATGAAGTTCCAACGAGAGCAg gTTTCGGTatcagtaataataaaaaatccatCCAATCGACTGTCActgaaataaatgctgatatAGCTGGAATGAGAACAAAGAGTACTGTAAATCAATCATTGATTAATAAAGGTGTAGGTCATTGGGAAAAACATACAAAAGGAATCGGAGCTAAACTGTTACTTCAAATGGGTTTTCAACCTGGGAAAGGTCTCGGAAAAGACCTACAAGGTATTTCAGCTCCAGTTGAAGCTCATTTAAGAAAAGGAAGAGGAGCTATTGGGGCTTACGGACCTGAAAAATCCGCCAGCATTCCTAAAATGAAG GATAATACATTGAAGATGGAAATAGAAAACGAAACTGATGAAACGAAAGGCGAATCAAAGTGGAAGAAAACTGAATCTTTAAGCAAGAAGAGCAGATATTATTACAGAAGTGTTGATGATGTTATCGAAAAAGGTAAACGACCAGGAGCTTATAGAAATTTGGGAAATGCaag TGAACTCAGCAAGGTTAAGGTAATAGATATGACAGGACCTCAACAGAGAGTTCTTAGTGGGTATCATGCTCTAAGCGGACTAAAAGCACCTCCTGGAGTTGAACATTTTGAAGATGTCATCCATAAAAAATGTTCGAATTTTGCTTTGCCTGAAATTCAACATAATTTAGATTTATTAGTCGATATGTGTGAACAA gATATCATCAGAATAGACAGAAATACAAGATTCAACGAAGACAGGATCATAGCTTTGGAACAAGAGGAAAAATCCCTGAAGGAAGCGTTAAGGAAAGAGGACGTTctgttgaataatttaaaagacGTTCGAAATATAGTTGACAAATTAATGGATACCTCACAGACTTATTCTTTAGGCCAAATCGCCGATATATTCAAACAATTACAG GAAGATCATCGGGAAGAATACGAGTTGTACGAATTGGGCGAATTGGCTCCAGGATTGATAGGTCCTTTGTTAACATCCGCTCTGGCTAATTGGAATCCTTTGGCTCATCCTCATCAGTACACCGATGTATACGGACAATGGAAGGAGATCCTGGAAAGGCGGTTTCATCAACGTGGGAATCTAGAAGGTAATAAAATGGGAATACAGCCGTATGATAATCTAATTTGGCATACTTGGATGCCTGTTATGAGAACTTGTGTTAG ttcTTGGAATCCAAGAGATTGCGATTCTCTGATTACCCTCATCGATATATGGAGACCGTTATTACCTCAGTGGATTTTGGAAAACGTTTTCACTCATTTAATAATGCCTCGAATACTTAAAGAAGTCAATAATTGGAATCCTGTCACCGATACTATTCCCATACACGTCTGGATACATCCTTGGATACCATTATTAG ATGAAAAACTTCAAACTTCCGTCTACCCAGTGATCCAAGAAAAATTAGGCAACGCTTTAACGAATTGGCATCCTTCGGATAGATCGGCAAAATTGATGCTCCAACCTTGGCAGAGAGTTCTATCTCAAGGATCTTTCGTGGCTTTTTTGCTAAAACACATCGTACCCAAATTGCAAATATGTATGCAGTCTTTAGTCATTAATCCCCATCAACAGCACTTAG ATCCTTGGAATTGGGTGATGGATTGGAGCGATATGATTTCCGTCGGTAATATGACATTGATATTGGATAAATTCTTCTTTCCGAGATGGTTACAAACGTTGGCTATGTGGTTAAATCATAATCCGAACTATACTCAAGTTACGGAATGGTATTCTGGTTGGAAGAGGATGCTTTCGGACGAATTAATCAATCAACCAACAATAAAAG aacattttcaTAACGCTTTGGAGATGATGAACAGGGCTGTGAACGTAGACCAACCGGGTGCTAAGGAAtccattttatatttgaaaaatatggaagaaaacGGTATTAAAGCACCACCGGTAACACAACCTAGAGTAGAG aCGATAGCGGAAGCTGTTAAAACGGCATCAAAGATTCCTCAAGGATTTAAGGATCTTGTGATGAAGAAATGCGAGGAGAGGGGAATGCTCTTTGTACCAATTCCGAATAAGTACCACGAAGCCAAACAGGTGTATAAAATCGGTTCCAACGGGATGCAGTGTTATATCGATagaaacgttattttttattcacaaaatttttcagCTTGGGTACCAACTTCgttaaataaattgttagatTCCGCGTAA